In the Aneurinibacillus soli genome, one interval contains:
- the bcd gene encoding branched-chain amino acid dehydrogenase: protein MNIFSYMENYDYEQLVFCQDANSGLKAIIAIHDTTLGPALGGTRMWTYASESEAIEDALRLARGMTYKAAGAGLNLGGGKAVIIGNPRTDKNPEMFRAFGRYIQGLNGRYITAEDVGTTVADMDLIHLETDYVTGVSPAFGSSGNPSPVTAYGVYRGMKAAAKEAFGTDDLSGKTIAVQGVGNVAYNLCRHLHEEGAHLIVTDINKDNVQRAIDDFGAKAVDPGDIYSQTCDIFSPCALGAIINDETIPQLTARVVAGAANNQLKEDRHGDILQERGIVYAPDYIINAGGLINVADELEGYNRDRAMKKVETIYGNIQAVIEISNRDGIPTYKAADRMCEERIARVQRSRSTFLRDGKHALSRIHHK from the coding sequence ATGAACATTTTTTCATACATGGAAAACTACGATTATGAACAGCTTGTTTTTTGCCAGGACGCAAATTCTGGATTGAAAGCAATTATTGCCATTCATGACACAACACTTGGCCCGGCACTTGGCGGTACGCGCATGTGGACATACGCTTCTGAATCGGAAGCAATTGAAGATGCACTGCGCCTGGCGCGCGGCATGACATATAAGGCAGCGGGTGCTGGCCTGAATCTCGGTGGAGGCAAGGCAGTTATCATCGGCAATCCGCGCACCGACAAAAATCCAGAAATGTTTCGTGCATTTGGTCGTTATATCCAAGGATTGAATGGCCGCTATATTACAGCCGAGGATGTAGGAACAACGGTGGCCGATATGGATCTGATTCATCTCGAAACAGATTATGTAACCGGTGTATCTCCGGCGTTTGGCAGCAGTGGCAATCCTTCCCCGGTTACAGCATATGGTGTGTATCGAGGAATGAAGGCAGCAGCAAAAGAGGCGTTCGGCACAGACGACCTAAGTGGCAAAACCATTGCCGTTCAGGGCGTGGGAAATGTAGCGTATAATTTATGCCGCCATCTGCATGAAGAAGGTGCGCATCTGATCGTTACTGACATTAATAAAGACAACGTACAGCGTGCGATCGACGATTTCGGAGCGAAAGCGGTTGATCCGGGTGACATTTACAGCCAGACATGCGACATCTTTTCCCCATGTGCGCTTGGAGCCATCATTAATGATGAAACCATTCCACAATTGACAGCACGCGTCGTAGCGGGTGCAGCCAACAATCAGTTGAAAGAAGATCGCCATGGAGATATTTTGCAGGAGAGAGGCATTGTGTATGCACCTGACTATATCATTAATGCAGGCGGCCTGATCAATGTGGCGGATGAGCTGGAAGGTTACAACCGGGACCGCGCAATGAAAAAGGTAGAAACGATTTACGGAAACATTCAGGCGGTTATTGAGATTTCCAATCGGGACGGCATTCCAACATATAAAGCGGCGGACCGCATGTGTGAAGAGCGCATCGCTCGTGTCCAGCGCTCCCGCAGCACATTCCTGCGCGATGGCAAGCATGCTTTATCCCGTATCCATCATAAATAA
- a CDS encoding glycosyltransferase family 2 protein encodes MKREITIIVPAYNEAAYIGHTLQALRDIPALSGSRLIVVDDGSTDRTALIADAYADTVIRLRENKGKGQALRCGIAAADKSEVYLFIDADTGGTAVYAAKLLAHFENSCADMIIGRLPRPRRGGFGLVKWLACREIHRMTGRHIVQPLSGQRALSHRAIEAVRDWNCGFGIEVAMTIDVLRAGLVVEELPLPFCHRELGKTWSGFWHRGRQYAAVRRILQSKRVKAR; translated from the coding sequence ATGAAGAGAGAAATTACGATTATTGTTCCGGCCTACAATGAAGCGGCTTATATCGGGCATACGCTTCAGGCGCTGCGTGATATTCCGGCGCTTTCAGGGTCCCGGCTGATTGTGGTGGATGACGGCAGTACAGACCGTACAGCTCTTATTGCGGATGCATATGCGGATACGGTAATCCGGCTTAGGGAAAACAAAGGCAAAGGACAGGCGTTACGCTGTGGAATTGCAGCAGCAGATAAAAGTGAGGTGTATTTGTTTATTGATGCGGATACGGGTGGTACGGCTGTTTATGCGGCGAAGCTTCTTGCTCACTTTGAAAATAGCTGCGCTGATATGATTATAGGCCGTCTCCCCAGGCCGCGTCGGGGCGGGTTTGGCCTGGTTAAGTGGCTGGCCTGCCGGGAGATTCACCGGATGACCGGACGGCATATTGTTCAGCCTTTATCCGGGCAGCGTGCACTTTCTCATCGCGCCATCGAAGCTGTGCGTGACTGGAATTGCGGATTTGGCATCGAAGTGGCTATGACCATCGATGTACTGCGCGCCGGGCTTGTTGTTGAGGAGCTGCCACTTCCGTTCTGTCACCGAGAACTCGGAAAAACATGGTCCGGTTTCTGGCATCGAGGTCGGCAGTATGCGGCTGTCCGGCGTATTTTACAATCGAAGCGAGTAAAGGCGCGGTGA
- a CDS encoding thiamine pyrophosphate-dependent dehydrogenase E1 component subunit alpha has product MAQLRHQEAGLTDKQVLDMYYYMLLARKVDERMWLLNRAGKIPFVISCQGQEGAQIGAAFAFDPQKDYACPYYRDMGLVLVFGQTARDMMLSAFAKAEDPNSGGRQMPGHFGGRKYNILTGSSPVTTQVPHAVGLALAGRMEGKDLAVFTSFGEGSSNQGDFHEGANFAGVHKLPVIFFCENNKYAISVPITKQLACKSVADRALGYGFPGISVDGNDPIEVYKATKEAVDRARRGEGATLIEAVTYRLVPHSSDDDDRAYRSREEVEDAKKKDPLLRFASYLREIGLLDEVTEKEIGERIAHEVDEATEYAENAPYPAPEDTLRHVYAE; this is encoded by the coding sequence ATGGCACAACTTCGTCACCAGGAAGCAGGGTTAACGGATAAGCAGGTACTTGATATGTATTACTACATGCTGCTAGCGCGCAAAGTAGATGAGCGCATGTGGCTGTTGAACCGGGCAGGCAAAATCCCATTTGTGATCTCCTGCCAGGGACAGGAAGGGGCGCAGATTGGGGCGGCGTTCGCATTTGACCCGCAAAAAGACTATGCGTGCCCGTACTATCGCGATATGGGGCTTGTGCTCGTATTCGGTCAGACAGCACGTGACATGATGCTGTCAGCGTTTGCGAAGGCAGAAGATCCGAACAGCGGCGGACGACAAATGCCGGGCCATTTTGGCGGTCGCAAATATAACATTCTGACCGGTTCCAGTCCGGTAACGACGCAGGTGCCGCATGCGGTTGGCCTGGCGCTTGCAGGACGGATGGAGGGCAAGGATCTTGCTGTGTTTACCTCATTTGGAGAAGGCTCAAGCAACCAGGGGGATTTCCATGAAGGGGCGAACTTTGCCGGTGTGCATAAACTTCCTGTTATTTTCTTCTGTGAAAACAATAAATATGCAATCTCCGTTCCGATCACGAAGCAGCTTGCTTGCAAAAGTGTAGCTGACCGGGCGCTTGGCTACGGCTTCCCGGGCATCTCTGTGGACGGAAACGACCCGATTGAAGTATATAAAGCAACAAAAGAAGCGGTAGACCGCGCACGTCGTGGCGAAGGAGCGACGCTGATCGAGGCGGTAACATACCGTCTGGTACCGCACTCTAGTGACGATGACGACCGTGCGTATCGCTCCCGTGAAGAAGTGGAAGATGCGAAGAAGAAAGATCCATTGCTTCGTTTTGCGAGCTATCTCCGTGAAATCGGTCTGCTTGATGAGGTAACCGAGAAGGAAATAGGCGAACGGATAGCGCACGAAGTAGATGAAGCGACAGAATACGCGGAGAACGCACCGTATCCGGCACCGGAAGACACGCTGCGTCACGTATACGCGGAATAA
- the lpdA gene encoding dihydrolipoyl dehydrogenase, producing the protein MSNEYDVVVLGGGTGGYVAAIRAAQLGMKTAIVEKDKLGGTCLHRGCIPSKALLRSAEVYHTLKNGAEYGVETGEIGVNFTRIQERKQGIVDQLHKGVQHLMKQGKIDVYHGTGRIMGPSIFSPQAGAINIEYPDGNAEILLPKFVLIATGSRPRPLPGLAVDGEFVLTSDEALAMTELPKSMLIIGGGVIGIEWASLLNDLGVDVHVVEYANRILPLEDEAISKEMERLLKKRKIKVHTSARVLADTFARTDGGVTIEAEQNGSTVTLEAEKILVSVGRQANIEDIGLNNVEAKVENGVIQVNSMYQTGEAHIYAIGDVIGGLQLAHVASHEGIVAVEHMAGQNPHAIDYTMVPKCTYSRPEVANVGLTEAEAKDKGHNVKTGTFHFRAIGKALVYGEPDGFVKIVADADTNDVLGVHMIGPHVTDLIAEGALARVLDATPWEIGHTIHPHPTLSEIMGEAALAVDGKAIHS; encoded by the coding sequence ATGTCGAATGAGTATGACGTAGTTGTTCTCGGCGGGGGCACAGGCGGTTATGTAGCCGCAATCCGTGCCGCTCAGCTCGGAATGAAAACAGCAATAGTCGAAAAAGATAAGCTCGGCGGAACATGCCTGCATCGCGGTTGTATTCCAAGCAAGGCGCTGCTGCGCAGTGCAGAGGTATACCATACGCTTAAGAATGGAGCGGAGTACGGAGTTGAAACCGGCGAGATCGGGGTTAACTTCACTCGCATACAGGAGCGAAAGCAGGGAATTGTTGACCAGCTTCATAAAGGCGTTCAGCATCTGATGAAGCAGGGGAAAATCGATGTGTATCATGGAACAGGCCGCATTATGGGACCGTCCATTTTCTCTCCGCAGGCAGGAGCGATCAATATCGAATATCCGGATGGCAACGCAGAAATTTTGCTGCCGAAGTTCGTACTCATTGCGACCGGTTCCCGTCCTCGTCCTCTACCAGGTCTTGCGGTTGATGGAGAGTTCGTACTGACGAGCGACGAAGCGCTTGCCATGACAGAATTGCCGAAGTCGATGCTGATTATCGGCGGTGGAGTGATTGGCATTGAGTGGGCTTCCTTGCTGAATGATCTCGGTGTGGATGTGCACGTTGTGGAGTATGCGAACCGCATTTTGCCGCTTGAAGATGAAGCGATCAGCAAAGAAATGGAGCGTCTTCTGAAAAAGCGGAAAATCAAGGTGCATACGAGTGCGCGTGTGCTGGCAGATACATTTGCCCGCACGGATGGTGGTGTGACTATCGAGGCAGAGCAGAACGGCTCCACAGTGACGCTTGAGGCCGAGAAAATTCTTGTCTCGGTTGGACGTCAGGCGAACATTGAAGATATCGGACTGAACAACGTAGAAGCAAAAGTAGAAAACGGCGTCATTCAAGTAAACAGCATGTATCAGACCGGAGAAGCGCATATTTACGCGATTGGAGATGTGATCGGCGGTCTGCAGCTGGCACACGTTGCATCACACGAAGGAATTGTCGCGGTGGAACATATGGCGGGTCAAAATCCGCATGCGATTGATTATACAATGGTTCCGAAATGCACATACAGCCGTCCAGAGGTGGCGAATGTTGGTCTGACGGAAGCCGAAGCGAAAGACAAAGGGCATAACGTAAAAACAGGGACGTTCCATTTCCGGGCCATTGGTAAGGCACTTGTATACGGGGAGCCGGACGGATTCGTCAAAATTGTTGCCGATGCGGACACAAATGATGTGCTTGGTGTGCATATGATCGGACCGCATGTGACCGATCTGATCGCAGAAGGGGCGCTTGCCCGTGTGCTTGATGCAACACCATGGGAGATCGGGCATACGATTCACCCACACCCGACATTGTCGGAAATCATGGGCGAGGCAGCACTCGCTGTCGACGGCAAAGCGATTCATTCATAA
- the steA gene encoding putative cytokinetic ring protein SteA — MIRMLSRLMRHKYTAHGPVRCGSVTKRMVPHIQPGDIAVIAHAGIDELAARSLIERKVRAVVNCEPSLGTVHAGDGARLLIEQGIPLYDCLEQPDLYRSLVSGEHVVIEDCRLFRHRERTLLARLLPVTREQWHAVQYDAVRQVHERMTRFVDNTLWYAAREKQELLHPLPTLPLRTPLAGRHAVIVVRGRTYREDLRALVPYIRTCRPALIGVDGGADALLAEGFRPDIVFGDMDSVSDKALRAATDRIVHAYVDGRAPGTARIHELGLTAHVLPSFGTSEDAALLYAYEQQASLLVAVGTHASMADCLAKGREGMGSTWLVRMKIGDRLLDAKGISRIYPAQACSLTLPSWLVNWRRL, encoded by the coding sequence ATGATCCGTATGCTGTCCCGCCTGATGCGGCACAAATATACCGCTCACGGTCCGGTTCGGTGCGGAAGTGTAACCAAGCGTATGGTGCCGCACATTCAGCCGGGCGATATTGCGGTCATTGCCCATGCCGGAATTGATGAACTGGCGGCCCGAAGTTTAATTGAACGCAAGGTGCGTGCGGTCGTCAACTGCGAGCCCTCTCTTGGCACTGTGCATGCCGGAGACGGTGCGCGTCTGCTGATTGAACAGGGAATCCCGCTGTATGATTGTCTGGAACAGCCCGACTTGTATCGCTCTCTGGTGAGCGGGGAACACGTTGTGATTGAAGATTGCCGTCTGTTCCGTCACAGAGAGCGTACATTACTTGCCCGCTTGCTTCCTGTAACACGTGAACAGTGGCATGCAGTTCAATATGATGCTGTAAGACAGGTTCATGAACGCATGACGCGCTTCGTAGACAATACGCTTTGGTATGCCGCCCGTGAAAAACAGGAGCTGTTGCACCCGCTCCCGACTCTTCCGCTTCGTACACCGCTTGCTGGCCGGCATGCGGTTATTGTTGTGCGCGGGCGTACCTACCGGGAAGATCTGCGCGCGCTTGTTCCATATATTCGCACGTGCCGTCCAGCACTGATTGGGGTCGATGGCGGTGCAGATGCGTTGCTGGCAGAAGGGTTCCGACCAGATATAGTGTTTGGAGATATGGATAGTGTAAGCGACAAGGCGCTTAGGGCTGCCACAGATCGAATCGTCCATGCGTATGTGGATGGACGGGCTCCTGGTACCGCCCGCATTCATGAACTCGGGCTTACGGCACATGTGCTCCCATCATTCGGAACGAGTGAGGACGCAGCGCTTTTGTATGCATATGAACAGCAGGCCTCTTTGCTGGTGGCGGTTGGCACACATGCAAGTATGGCAGACTGCCTTGCAAAAGGGCGGGAAGGTATGGGAAGTACGTGGCTTGTACGAATGAAGATCGGGGATCGATTGCTTGACGCCAAAGGGATCAGTCGTATTTATCCAGCACAAGCCTGTAGTCTGACTTTGCCGAGCTGGTTGGTGAATTGGAGACGCTTATGA
- a CDS encoding MATE family efflux transporter, whose translation MKQTHSTQERLRQFVILLLPILVTQLGIFSMSFFDTVMSGHASANDLAGVAIGVNLWMPLFTGINGVLLAITPIVAHLLGGGRKENVASTVMQGVYLSIVIAVLVIIAGMFAVTPLLDAMKLEPVVHDIARRYLIGLSFGILPLLVYTVLRSFMDALGQARITMLITLVSLPINVVLNYVLIYGKFGFPRMGGVGTGYATAVTQWVIFLLALYVVRRLPQFATYEVGKRLYRVSVSAWVEQLKLGLPIGFAIFFEVSIFSAVTLLMSRFGTVAIAAHQVAINFASFLYMVPMSIASALTIVVGFEVGAKRYRDARSYSRLGLAFAVGMAFVCALGIWLFNRQVAALYTKDTAVFMLAQQFLMYAIFFQLSDALATPIQGVLRGYKDVTVPSVIAFAAYWVIGLPLGYGLANYTDLQAFGYWVGLIVGLTCGASCFLLRLRFIQQREATRIASNENV comes from the coding sequence ATGAAACAAACGCATTCCACACAAGAGCGATTGCGCCAGTTTGTTATTCTTTTGCTTCCGATTCTTGTGACACAGCTTGGTATTTTTTCGATGAGTTTTTTTGATACAGTGATGTCGGGTCACGCCAGTGCGAATGACCTTGCCGGTGTAGCGATTGGGGTTAATCTCTGGATGCCGCTTTTTACCGGAATTAATGGGGTATTGCTCGCTATAACACCTATTGTCGCTCATCTGTTAGGAGGAGGGCGTAAAGAAAATGTGGCGTCGACGGTTATGCAGGGCGTATATTTGTCGATTGTCATTGCCGTACTTGTCATTATAGCTGGGATGTTTGCGGTTACTCCGTTACTTGATGCGATGAAGCTTGAGCCTGTGGTACATGATATTGCCAGACGGTATTTAATTGGGCTTTCGTTCGGGATTCTCCCGCTTTTAGTGTATACGGTGTTGCGTTCGTTTATGGATGCGCTTGGGCAGGCACGCATTACGATGTTGATTACACTTGTGTCGCTTCCGATTAATGTGGTGCTGAATTATGTGCTGATTTATGGCAAGTTTGGTTTCCCTCGCATGGGTGGTGTGGGGACGGGCTATGCAACGGCGGTTACACAGTGGGTAATTTTTTTGCTTGCGTTGTACGTTGTCCGGCGGCTGCCTCAGTTTGCAACATACGAGGTGGGGAAGAGGTTGTATCGTGTATCCGTGTCGGCCTGGGTGGAGCAGCTGAAGCTCGGGTTGCCCATTGGCTTTGCGATTTTTTTTGAAGTAAGTATTTTCTCGGCGGTGACGTTGCTTATGAGCCGCTTCGGTACAGTCGCAATCGCCGCGCATCAGGTGGCGATTAATTTTGCGTCCTTTTTATATATGGTACCTATGAGTATTGCGTCGGCACTTACGATCGTGGTTGGATTCGAGGTGGGGGCGAAGCGCTATCGGGATGCGCGTTCTTATAGTCGCTTAGGACTGGCCTTTGCGGTTGGTATGGCATTCGTCTGCGCGCTCGGTATCTGGCTGTTTAATCGGCAGGTCGCAGCGCTATATACGAAAGACACTGCTGTATTCATGCTCGCCCAACAGTTCTTGATGTATGCGATTTTTTTTCAGCTATCGGATGCGTTGGCTACGCCTATCCAGGGGGTGCTACGTGGTTACAAGGATGTTACTGTGCCATCTGTCATTGCCTTCGCCGCGTACTGGGTTATTGGCTTGCCGCTGGGCTATGGGCTGGCGAATTATACAGATCTGCAGGCGTTTGGCTACTGGGTCGGACTCATTGTTGGACTGACATGCGGGGCTTCTTGTTTCTTGCTTCGGCTTCGTTTCATTCAACAGCGGGAGGCGACACGTATTGCATCAAATGAAAACGTATAG
- a CDS encoding rhodanese-like domain-containing protein: MDWLSLALLVLLLGFFVFRMLPPRGVKKITADELSEALKNPKGKQFIDVRETDEYRQGHIQHARNIPLMQVKTAVGGIQKDKDTYLICETGVRSAQAARILKKHGVQNLYNLSGGMKRWTGKVVKK; this comes from the coding sequence ATGGATTGGTTAAGCTTAGCGTTGCTTGTACTTTTGCTTGGCTTTTTCGTCTTCCGGATGCTGCCGCCGCGTGGTGTTAAAAAAATCACGGCAGACGAATTAAGCGAAGCTCTGAAAAACCCGAAAGGCAAGCAGTTCATCGATGTGCGTGAGACGGACGAATACCGTCAGGGTCATATTCAGCACGCCCGCAATATACCGCTCATGCAGGTGAAAACAGCGGTCGGAGGCATTCAAAAAGACAAGGACACATACCTGATCTGCGAGACCGGGGTGCGCAGCGCACAGGCAGCTCGTATTCTCAAGAAGCATGGGGTACAGAATTTATACAATCTGTCAGGTGGTATGAAGCGCTGGACAGGAAAAGTTGTAAAAAAATAA